The Arachis ipaensis cultivar K30076 chromosome B07, Araip1.1, whole genome shotgun sequence genome includes a window with the following:
- the LOC107607685 gene encoding uncharacterized protein LOC107607685 has product MVWTMVAKQGQPTCTYLKEKRTLVPEPPSKFERSPQPPCIFNVIAELFSSGRGCCRRRRGHTVGSASRVEALLGPLLIVPPLLSSSSQEGLRELVASPSPRYHKVLTFISTTKSEGATVLTGGSLLEHTNAEGVISLKPEASGTEKDRKKVELNAKAVNLFNCAISFEEYRRVSRCTTRKKIWDKFQITHEGTTIVKKIRIDMLNREYEIFSMKKGESIDEMFERFNIIIVCLDAMRITYFDSVLVRRVLRCLTKE; this is encoded by the exons ATGGTATGGACTATGGTAGCTAAGCAAGGCCAACCCACGTGTACATACCTAAAAGAGAAGCG AACCCTAGTTCCCGAACCTCCTTCGAAGTTCGAACGCAGCCCGCAGCCACCATGCATCTTCAACGTCATCGCCGAACTCTTCTCCTCCGGTAGAGGGTGCTGTCGCCGCCGGCGGGGACATACTGTGGGTTCCGCGTCGCGTGTGGAAGCTCTGCTCGGCCCGCTTCTCATCGttcctcctctcctctcctcGTCGTCGCAGGAAGGTTTGCGTGAGCTCGTGGCCTCGCCGTCGCCAAGG TATCATAAAGTTCTCACGTTTATTTCAACTACCAAGAGTGAAGGTGCAACAGTTTTGACTGGAGGGTCTCTTCTTGAG CACACAAATGCTGAAGGAGTGATCTCTCTTAAACCCGAAGCAAGCGGGACCGAaaaagacagaaagaaggtggagctcaatgccaaggctGTCAACTTgttcaactgtgctatcagcttcgaggaataccgtcgggtatcacgatgcacaacgagaaagaaaatctgggacaaatttcaaatcactcatgaaggaaccaccatagtaAAGAAGATCAGGATAGATAtgttgaacagagaatatgaaatattctcaatgaagaaaggagaatcaatagatgaaatgtttgaaagattcaacatcatcattgtttGCTTGGATGCTATGAGAATTACGTATTTTgattctgtgcttgtgaggagagttCTAAGATGTCTTACTAAAGAGtag